A window of the Eulemur rufifrons isolate Redbay chromosome 6, OSU_ERuf_1, whole genome shotgun sequence genome harbors these coding sequences:
- the LOC138384259 gene encoding calcitonin-like: MGFQKFSLCLALSTLVLYQVGSLHAVPFRSTLESIPDQDELSEEHARHLLAALVQDYVQMKAGELEQELETEGSSVDSTRSKRCSNLSTCMLGMYTQDLNKFHTFPQTATGAGAPGKRRDMAIDVERDHRPHVGIHQQAN; the protein is encoded by the exons ATGGGCTTCCAGAAgttctccctctgcctggctcTCAGCACCTTGGTCCTGTACCAGGTGGGCAGCCTCCATGCAGTGCCATTCCG ATCCACCCTGGAGAGCATCCCAGACCAGGATGAGCTCAGTGAGGAGCACGCGCGCCACCTGCTGGCTGCACTGGTGCAGGACTACGTGCAGATGAAGGCTGGTGAGCTGGAGCAGGAGCTGGAGACAGAGGGCTCCAG CGTGGACAGCACCAGATCTAAGAGGTGCAGTAATCTGAGTACTTGCATGCTGGGCATGTACACGCAGGACCTCAACAAGTTTCACACATTTCCCCAAACTGCAACTGGAGCTGGAGCACCTGGCAAGAGAAGGGATATGGCCATCGACGTGGAGAGAGACCACCGCCCTCATGTTGGCATACACCAGCAGGCCAACTAa